CAAAAATAGCTGATAATATGATATCCTCTGGTAACAATAGCGGATTTGCCTTATCACAGAATAGAAAAGATAATATTTCAGATTGCTCATATTACAGAAAAAAATAAATAAAAACATTAAAATTATTTACTCATTAAAAAATTAATCATTATTAAATCATTATTATTAAAAAAAGAGATAAAATAAGGAAGGATATTTCCTTATTTTATCTTATAACAAATGGCGCATAAAATAAATTAGTTAAAATGGCGTCTATTATCAGCATAAATGTAAACGCTGCAAAATTTGAATTGAACTTTTTCCCACCAAAATAAATCTTTGTTAAAATAAATGATATTACTGTAAATACAAGTGGCATTAGTATAAAATTATACGGAAATGCAAAACCATGTATGTTTATTTTTATAGATTGCGGTGGATAAAAAATATATTTTGATATACTATATATTATTGAGCCTATATAAAATGACAAAATAGCTTCGTTTCTAAATTTTTTAGGCTCGAATAACAGTATTACAACAAACCATCCGTAGGCAGGTAATGAACCTGCAATTATGAATATGAGTCCAAGAAGCAGTGAAGCAGCATTTCTTTGAATTGATGTGCTTACAGCATATTGCTTATCTACTAACCTTATATTATTTAAAATTTCTTTATATACTTTATTTGTAGATGCAGCATATACATCATATCTTTCAAATCCTCCAGCTTCAATCCATGTAAGATATTCATCATTTTGTATTTTTAGCAACGTCGGCATAGATGCCCAAGTACCGGTTCTAGTCGCAAGTTCAGACATTATAGGCTTTCCATCTTTCCATTTTGAATATATTATTTCTGTAGATTCGTTTGGTTGATTTCCGAAATTACTTAATACGACATTGCCAGATGCTGCTAGATAAACATTTCTATTATCATCTAAAACATCATAGCTACTTATATTTTGTACATTTCCAATCCTATTAATATTTAATACAACACTTTTGTCCCCCGAGTTATCTAAAACTCCATTTTTAAAATAAAAATAATTAAGTTTATAATCACTTTTAGATGTTAAATTATAAAATAGGTATATTCCACCATCGTATGCTATTCTTAGGTTTTCTATATCTGTAAATGATGATATTGATAGTTTATGTAATGGATTCAAATTGTCCCATTTACTTCCGTCATATGTCAATAAATATATGAATCTATCATAATTAATTCCGGTCAATAAAGCAACATAGATTTTATTATTAATCTCCTTAACATCTATTTCCCTAATATTCTTAATTTGCTGTAGGTTTCCTGTCTGAGTTAGTCTATCATTTTCAAATTTGTATAAATAAACTCCACTGTCATTAAAAGCAATTATTTCATTGTTTATTATAGTATAACCGTTCAAATTTATTTCATAATTTATTAAATTTCCGCCATCTATATTTACAGACCATAATGAATTTTTTTTCAGAAAATATAGCCTTCCATTGTAAAATTTAATATTGTTAATATCTGCTTCCTTTAAGCCATCCACATTAATGTATTTAGTTTCTATTTCTCTTGGATCTTTAATATTAATTAATTTTATTCTGTTATCTTCCGGCAATACAGTTAATATTTTACCATTATATGTAAATATATATGTCGATTTATTATATTTTTTCGATCCATATTTAAAATCCCTACTCCAGTCCATTGATGGTGTTTGTGACACTGATAAAAGGTATTCATTATAATGAAAAATTATTAATGATACAGCAATCATAACTATTATTATTATAGAAATAAATCTCTTCATTTTCGATATTATTCACACTCCATTCTCCTAAATATGAAATATCAAAACGTATCATTATTTTACAGTCTGAAAATTATAGACTAAAAAGGCACTCCTTCGAGTGCCTTATTTATCAAAGAGATGACATGCTACATGATGTCCACTGCCAACTTCTTTTAATGGTGGTATAACTTCGCTACAAATATCCATCGCATATTTACATCTTGTTCTAAATCTGCAACCAGATGGTGGATTTATCGGGCTTGGCACATCACCTTCCAGAATAATACGCTCTCTATTCTTCTCAACTTCGGGATCTGGAATTGGTACAGCCGACAGTAATGCCTGTGTATATGGATGAAGTGGATTTTTGTATAGCTCTCCACTCTGGGTTAATTCAACTATCACACCAAGATACATAACAGCTACTCTATCGCTTATATGCCTTACCATACTTAAATCATGGGCAATAAAAAGATACGTAAGTCCTTTTTCCTGCTGTAGGTTCATTAATAAATTTACAATTTGTGCCTGAATCGATACATCTAGTGCTGATATAGGTTCATCACACACGATAAATTGCGGTTCAATTGCCATGGCCCTTGCAATGCCGATTCTCTGCCTCTGTCCACCAGAAAATTCATGCGGAAACCTATTAGCATGTTCACGATTTAATCCGACAAGTTCTAGAAGATTGTATATTCTTTCTCTTCTTTCTTTACCACTATATAGCCCATGTATATCTATTCCTTCACCAATAATATCTCCAACTGTCATACGTGGATTCAATGATGCATATGGATCTTGGAAAATCATCTGGGCTTTTCTTGCAAATTTTCTTCTTGTTTCATCATTCATATTATGGATGGGAATATCATCGAATACTACCGATCCACCTGTCGCTTCATAAAGCCCAATTATGGTTCTTCCGGTTGTAGATTTGCCACAGCCTGATTCACCAACAAGGCCTAATGTTTCGCCCTTTTTTATATTAAAACTCACATCATCAACGGCTTTTAAAACACCGCCGCTGACATGGAAGTATTTTTTCAAATTTTTAACTTCTAATATCACGTTATCCTTCACTTGCATACGCCTCCTTCTCTATAGGATTGTTTACCTTTGGCGCATATGGATGTTTAAGCCAGCATGCAACTTTATGTGATACGCTTTCCTCTGAATATTCAGGTGGTGCTTCATGGCATATTTTCATAGCATAATCACATCTTGCAGCGAAAGGACATCCAACAGGCGGTGCAAACAAGTCAGGAGGTGTTCCTATTATTGGTACAAGCCTTTCCTTGTTTTGTGCATCAAGTCTTGGAACTGATTTTAATAGTCCCCATGTATACGGATGTTGAGGATGTTTAAATATTTCTTCTGCTGTACCTGTTTCAATAATCTTTCCTGCATACATTACGATTATTCTCTCAGCAATATCCGCTACAACGCCTAAGTCATGCGTTATCATTATTATCGAAGTATTAAATTCCTTTTGTAAATCTTTCATTAAATCTAAAATCTGTGCTTGTATCGTAACATCCAATGCCGTTGTCGGTTCGTCAGCGATTAAAAGTTTCGGCTTACATGCGAGTGCTATAGCAATCATCGCTCTCTGCCTCATTCCGCCGGAAAATTCATGTGGATACTGATTTATCCTTCTATCTGCATTCGGTATTCCAACAACATCTAGCATTTCTTTAGCCATTTTCATGGCTTCTGATTTTGATACCTTCTGATGCTTTAAAATTACTTCCGCAATCTGCTTTCCAATTGTCATAGTTGGATTTAATGATGTCATAGGATCCTGGAATATCATACCTATTTCAGAACCTCTAACTGTTTGCATCTGTCTTTCACTATATTTAGATATCTCTTTACCGTCAAATATTATCTTACCTGCTTTAAACCTCCCTGGTGGCTCTGGGTTAAGTCTCATTACAGCTTGCATTGTAACAGATTTTCCACAACCAGATTCGCCAACAATAGCTAAAGATTCACCTTTCATAACTTGAAAGCTAACATCTCTAACTGCCTTTACTTCGCCGGCATATGTGTCAAATGAATATTCTAGATTTTGTACATCCAATAAAATTTCCCTATCTTCCAAATCTCTTACCCCCTTTAGCGGCGAAGTCTCGGATCGAGAGCATCTCTCAAACCGTCACCAAGCATATTAAATGCAAGCATTGTTATACTGATAAAAAATCCCGGTATAAATAGTTGCATTGGGTACATTAATAAAACTTGTGTAGCATCATTTGCAAGTGTTCCCCAACTTGCAAGTGGTGCTCTTATGCCAAGTCCTATATAACTTAAAAATGCCTCTGCAAATATCGCATTCGGTACATCAAATGTCATTGAAACTATTATTGGTCCAAGTGTATTTGGTATAAGATGTCTTAATATTATTCTTCCTGGGCTCGCTCCAAGTGTCTTTGCCGCAAGAACAAACTCCTGTTCTTTTATCTGCAGTACCTGACCTCTAACTATTCTTGCCATACCAACCCATCCTGTCATAACCATAGCGGTAATTATTGTCCAAAGTCCTTGTCCCATAACAACCATTAAAAGTATAACGAGTATTAAATATGGTATTCCATATAGTATATCAACAATACGCATCATAATATTATCAACCTGTCCGCCAAGATAACCTGCTATACCACCATATGCAACACCTATTACAGCATCAAGTATAGCTATTATAACACCTATAAAAAGTGATACTCTTGCACCCATCCATACTCTAACAAATAAATCCCTACCAAGATAATCTGTCCCAAACCAGTGGACATTTGAAAATGGTTTATTTGTATTCAATAAGTCCTGATGTGAATAATTAAAAGGCCTCATGTATGGTCCAAATATTGCCATTAAAACGAGCAATCCTAGAAATACTAAAGAAGCCATAGCAATTTTATTCATCTTCAATCTGCGCCATGCATCCTGCCAGTAATTTATACTTGGTCGTACGATAGACTGGCTTTCTTCAGCATTAGCACCAACTATTTCAAATTTATCTTTACTTACCTCTACCATATTACTTTCCTCCTTTTGCCAGTCTTACTCTCGGATCGATAAATCCATATGCTATATCTACTAAGAACATCATCACAACTAATATTACGCTGTAAAATATAGTAGTACCAAGAATCATTGAATAATCTTCATCGTAAATACTCTGCACAAAAAACTTTCCAAGACCAGGTATGCCAAATATCTGCTCTATAACAAATGTACCAGTAACTATACCTGCAATCAACGGGCCAAGCACAGTCACAACAGGCATTATTGCATTCCTTACCATATGCTTCCATATTATTTGCATTGATGAAAGACCTTTAGCCTTAGCTGTCTTTATATAATCCTGTCCTATAACATCCAACATACTTGTCCTCATCATACGTGAAATAATTGATAGTGTCGCAAATGAAAGAGCTACTGATGGAAGTATTGTAAACTTAAATGAGCCCCATCCAGAAACTGGCAACCAGCGCAATTTTGACGCAAACAATAACTGTAATAATGTCGCTATAATGAAGTTTGGAACAGAAATACCAATGATTGCTAAAAACATTGATACATAATCCCATGTTCCACCGCGCTTTAAAGCCGCAACAATTCCAAATAACAAGCCAAAAACAACACCTAGAAGTATTGATTGTATACCAAGTTGGAATGAAGCGGGAGCAGATTTTCTAATAATATCGTTAACTGTCCTATTTAAATATTTTAGTGAAATACCGAGGTCACCATGAATTAAATTATTTAGATAATAACCATATTGAACTATCAAAGGTTTATCGAGATGATATTTAGCAAGCATATTTTGCCTAATTTGTTCCGGTACCTTTTTAGCACTTGTAAAAGGGTCACCTGGAATCATATGCATTAAGAAAAACGTCAGTGTTACAATTAGCCATAGTGTAATTATCATATACACCATTCTCTTTAATGAATAATTAAGCAATATGAACACCCCCTATTTGATATTTAATTTATGGTATATATGGGATTATAACCATATATACCATATTCATTTTCATTGCTTTTTTATTATTACAACCTATTTATTTTGAATATATGCCCATTTGAATTCCCAATCAGATCCGAATGTAGGGAAACAAAGATTTTTTACATATGGTTTTACAACAAATGACCTTGCCTGAAAGTATACAGGCCCTATAGGCATATCATTCATAAGAATTTTTTCAGCTTGAATTAACTCTTCATTCCTAGCTTTTAAATTTCCATTTACTTTCGCTTCTTCTATAAGCTTGTCATACTGTGGATTGCTGTAAAATGCTGTATTATTTCCATTATTTGTTTCCCACATATCGAGGAATGTCAATGGATCATTGTAATCGGCACCCCAGCCGGCAAATACGACATCAAAATTTCCTTTGTCCATCATGTCAAGTCTTACTTTAAATGCAACATTTTGAATCTGGACATCTACTCCAAGGTTTTGTTTCCACATCTGTTGTAATGCTTGATCATATTTCTTTGCATTATCTGTATCATCACCAAGTAATCTTACAGTCGGAAGTTTACTTAATCCAAGTTCCTGCATTCCTTTATTTAACAAGTCTTTTGCCTGTTTTACATCATTATCCTTAAAATAAGTTTCCCCAGCCTGTTTCCTAAAATCATCATTGAATCCAGGTACTCCTGGTGGAACTACTGCTTCTGCAGCTATTGAACCATCTTTTGTCACCTGCTCAACGAATGATTTCCTATCAATTGCAAGTGTAAATGCCTTCCTTATATTTGCATTCTTAAATATTGGGCTCTTTGTGTTAAATTGAACATACCAGTTGATTGCTAACGCTTTATTGCTGTATTCCTGAGAATTCTTGTATTTATCAATATAATCACCAGGTACAAAGATTGAATCAAGCGTATTACTGTCATAATTCTGTATTAGCGTGTTGTTATCTTTAATCATTGAAAAATTAACTGTCTGCAATTTAACATTACTGCTATCCCAATAATCTTTATTCTTCTCGAGTGTTATGCTTTGTTGGTGATCCCATTTACTTATAACAAATGGTCCACTGTATACAAGTTTATCTGGATCAGCACCGACTTTGTCACCAAATTTTTCATATGCTGATTTTTCTATTGGAAGATATGTCACAAATGATGTAAGACCTAAAAATTGTGGTGTAGGTGCTTTTAATGTTACTTGAAGTGTCTTATCATCAAGTGCCTTAACACCAACTTGTTCAGCTGTTCCCTTACCCGAGTTATATTCTTCTGCACCTTTTATATAAAATAATTGGTATGCATATTGTGAAGCCGTTTTTGGATCTAATGCTCTTTTCCATGCATATTCAAAATCTTGGGCTGTTATTGGATTACCATCACTCCATTTAGCATCTCTTAGATGAAAAGTATATGTCAATCCATCTTTTGAGATATCCCAGCTCTTTGCAAGGCCTGAACCAGGCAATATTTTACCATCTTTATTATACCTTGTTAGGCCGTCTAATACTTCATTTAATATATCTATAGATACTACATCTGTAGCTTTTTGCGGATCAAGTGTTGGTGGTTCCTGCGTAAGGTTTAGATTTAATACTTGCTTATCACTACTACCATTTGATGCACTGTTTGAAGTACTCCCCCCACATCCTGCAAGTACCGCACTCAGTGCCATTAACATAACTAATCCTATTATGACAATCATTTTATGTCTCTTCATTAATTTCTCCTCCTATTTAATCTAAAAAATATTAATTTATTAAACTTTTGTCCCCCCTCAGCTAACTATACTTCAAATACACCTCCTATAAAAAGTATTTTTTGATTTATATGATAATTGAATTTTAAAGATATATAAATTTTATACTATTTAGGGACAATAATCAATAACAAAATTATACACTAAATTAAGTAATATTATAATAATTAACTATTTTAATTCAATACACTAATTTATCGAATTATTTATCATTTGTTAAAAATATAATATAATTTCCTCATATCAAGGTGTATAATTAATTTGTTTTTTCTAAAATATTGCTATATTTAAACTAAATACTTAATAAGTATACCACCATGCTGAATTTTTCTCAACATATCAATGTATTTCGGCAATTTTTTTGTATAATTTAAAATCATTATGTAATTGTTTGAATATTTATAAACATGATTTAAGCCGGGACAAAATCCCGGCTGTGGGTTAATACCAATTTATTATTTGTTTTTGCCTTCTATATATGTCCATTTCAATTCAAAGTCAGGTCCAAATGTAGGTACCAAATAGTTCTTTACATATGGCCTTAAAACATAAGCTCTTGCTTGGAAGAATATAGGTCCAATTGGCATATCATTCATCAATATCTTTTCAGCTTGAATTAGCTGATCATTTCTTTGTTTCAAATCGCCATTTACTTTTGCTTGGTCAATTAACTTATCATATTCTGGGTTGCTGTAGAATGCTGTGTTGTTGCCGTTACCTGTCTGCCACATATCAAGGAATGTCATAGGATCATTGTAGTCAGCACCCCATCCTGCAAATACTATATCAAAATTACCTTTATCCATCATGTCAAGTCTTACCTTAAATGCGACATTATCAAGCTCAACATTAACTCCGAGATTATTTTTCCACATCTCCTGTATCGCCTGATCTTGCTGTTTTGCTCTTGATGTATCATCACCAAGGAATTTAATGGTAGGAAGCTTAGATAGTCCAAGCTCTTGCAAGCCTTTTTGTAAATAATCCTTTGCTGCCTGTACATCATTATCCTTGAAATATCCTTCACCTGCTTGTTTCCTGAAGTCCTCACCATTATATCCAGGAATTCCTGGCGGTACTACAGACTCTGCTGCTATTGAACCATTTTTAAGAACATTTTCTACAAAAGATTTTCTATCAATTGCTAATGTAAAAGCTTTCCTTATATTAGCATTCTTAAATATTGGGCTCTTATTATTAAACTGTAAATACCAGTTCGTTGCAAGTGCCTTTGTATGGAATTCCGGTGTGCTCTTATACTTATCCATATATGATGAAGGAACACCCATCTCATCGATTGCACCGCTTTCATAGCTTTGTACAAGTGTATTATCATCTTTTACTATTGTTAAATTTATTGTCTGTAATTTTACATTATCTTTGTCCCAATAATTAGGATTCTTTTCGAGTACAAGATTTTGCTGATGATTCCATGTCTTTAATATAAATGGGCCACTATATACCATCTTATCTGGATCAGATCCTACTTTGTCACCATATTTTTCGTAAACTGATTTTTCAAGCGGACAATATGTTGGAAATGATGTAAGACCCAAAAATTGTGGTGTAGGTGCTTTTAATGTAACTTGCAATGTCTTGTCATCAAGCGCTTTTACACCAACTTGATCAGCTGTCCCCTTTCCAGAATTGTATTCTTCTCCACCTTTAATATAATATAGCTGATATGCATATTGTGAAGCTGTTTTAGGATCCAGTGCTCTTTTCCATGCGTATTCAAAATCCTGTGCTGTTATTGGATTGCCATCGCTCCACTTTATATTGTCCTTTAAATGGAATGTGTACGTGAGACCATCACTTGATACATCCCAACTCTTTGCAAGACCTGAACCCGGCTTAATCTGGTTACTTTGGTCATATCTTGTCAAACCATCAAGAACTTCATTAAGTATATCAAATGACAAAACGTCAGTTGCCTTCTGCGGATCTAGATTTGGTGGTTCATCTCCAAATGGCAGATTTAAAACCTGTTCATCCTTTGATGCTGGTTTATTTGTATCACTGCTATTATTCTGTGCTTCTTGTTTTTTTGCTGAGCATCCCGCTAATAGCGCGGAAAGAACTAAAACTGCTGTTAATAATAATGCTAACCAATTTCTTCTTTTCATCAAAATATCCTCCCTTTACTATAATATGTTTTATAAAATTTAAGTTCCCCCCTATGAGTATTCATCTCTCACCCCCAGCTATTAATATAATAAAACATTTAAGCTAAACTCTTTAGAGAAAAATTTATATTGCAAATATTAGATAAATAGAATTTATAAAATGCAGATATTGGTAAATTAGATAACTATATATATAATAGTCCCACTATATATTCTTAAAATCCCCATTGATTTTAATTATAATTTAACAATAATGACGTAGTATGAAATATATTATTATTAATGTTATTAATGTTCTTTTAATTTCATATCATTTGTATCAATTTCTTATAATTATATCACCATATGTTTATCTATACAAGTATAAAATGAATATTCAGTAAAAATTGTTTATGCACTAAAACAAACTTGTACTTAACAGTAAATTCTGATAATATATTAAATCTAAAAGGCATACAACATCTATGCTATTGTATGCCCAAATATTTAAATATAGTAATATTATTTTGAAAGTTCTTCTTTTAATAGTTTATTTGCCAATTGTGGATTTGCTTTGCCTTTTGTTGCTTTCATTATCTGCCCTACTAAATAACCTATAGCTTTATCCTTCCCTTTTCTATAGTCTTCGACAGATTTAGGGTTATCTTTAATAACTTTTGCCGCTATCTCCCTTAATTCATCTTCATTGCTCATCTGTTTTAAGCCTTTTTCTTCAACAATTGTTTCAGGATCTTTTCCTGTCATAAACATCTCTTCAAATACTGTCTTTGCAATTGACCCAGTTATTGTTGCGTTATCAATAAGTCCAAGAAGTGATGCCATCTGATGTGGTTTTATCGGAACTTCATCAATATCCTTTCCAGTTTCTTTGAGAAGTCTCATCATTTCTCCCATTATCCAATTGCTTATGGTCTTTGCTGATGAATATTCTGTAACACATTTTTCAAAGAAATCAGCCATGGCCTTTGATGATGTTATAATAGATGCATCATATTCCGGTATCCCATACTGGGATATAAACCTTTCCTTTTTATGTTCTGGCATTTCAGGAAGTGATTTTTTAATCTCATCCTTCCATTCTTTTGTAATAATAATCGGCACAAGGTCTGGATCAGGAAAATATCTATAATCATGTGCTTCTTCTTTTGACCGCATCGTTTCGGTAATCCCTTTTTGTTCGTTCCATCTTCTTGTTTCTTGAATAACTTTTCCGCCGTCTTCAAGCACTTTTACCTGCCTTTTTATCTCATATTCCAACGCTTTTTGAACAGCTTTGAAAGAATTAAGGTTTTTAAGCTCAATCTTTGTGCCAAATTCTTTTGTACCTTCAGGCCTAACTGATATATTAGTATCAACTCTTAATGAGCCTTCTTGCATCTTGCAGTCAGATACCTCTGAGTATTCAAGCACACTTTTAAGCTTTGTGAGATAAAGATATGCCTCTTCTGGTGTCCTTATATCAGGCTCTGAAACTATTTCAATAAGGGGTACCCCTGTTCTGTTATAGTCAATAAGTGAGCCATCGACATTTTCATGCATTAATTTGCCAGCATCTTCTTCAATGTGTATCCTCGTCAAACCTATCTTCTTTTTATAACCATCAGATGTTTCAATTTCTACATAACCGTTTTTACAAAGTGGTAGATCATACTGTGATATCTGGTATGCCTTCGGTAAGTCAGGATAGAAATAATTTTTCCTATCCATCTTGCTAAAATTAGGTATCTCGCAATTTAACGCAAGCCCAGCTTTTACAGCAAATTCTACTACTTTCTTATTTAAGACAGGAAGTGTTCCTGGAAGTCCAAGACAAACAGGACATACATGTG
This portion of the Thermoanaerobacterium sp. RBIITD genome encodes:
- a CDS encoding ABC transporter permease; the encoded protein is MLNYSLKRMVYMIITLWLIVTLTFFLMHMIPGDPFTSAKKVPEQIRQNMLAKYHLDKPLIVQYGYYLNNLIHGDLGISLKYLNRTVNDIIRKSAPASFQLGIQSILLGVVFGLLFGIVAALKRGGTWDYVSMFLAIIGISVPNFIIATLLQLLFASKLRWLPVSGWGSFKFTILPSVALSFATLSIISRMMRTSMLDVIGQDYIKTAKAKGLSSMQIIWKHMVRNAIMPVVTVLGPLIAGIVTGTFVIEQIFGIPGLGKFFVQSIYDEDYSMILGTTIFYSVILVVMMFLVDIAYGFIDPRVRLAKGGK
- a CDS encoding oligopeptide/dipeptide ABC transporter ATP-binding protein, whose product is MQVKDNVILEVKNLKKYFHVSGGVLKAVDDVSFNIKKGETLGLVGESGCGKSTTGRTIIGLYEATGGSVVFDDIPIHNMNDETRRKFARKAQMIFQDPYASLNPRMTVGDIIGEGIDIHGLYSGKERRERIYNLLELVGLNREHANRFPHEFSGGQRQRIGIARAMAIEPQFIVCDEPISALDVSIQAQIVNLLMNLQQEKGLTYLFIAHDLSMVRHISDRVAVMYLGVIVELTQSGELYKNPLHPYTQALLSAVPIPDPEVEKNRERIILEGDVPSPINPPSGCRFRTRCKYAMDICSEVIPPLKEVGSGHHVACHLFDK
- a CDS encoding peptide ABC transporter substrate-binding protein; this translates as MKRHKMIVIIGLVMLMALSAVLAGCGGSTSNSASNGSSDKQVLNLNLTQEPPTLDPQKATDVVSIDILNEVLDGLTRYNKDGKILPGSGLAKSWDISKDGLTYTFHLRDAKWSDGNPITAQDFEYAWKRALDPKTASQYAYQLFYIKGAEEYNSGKGTAEQVGVKALDDKTLQVTLKAPTPQFLGLTSFVTYLPIEKSAYEKFGDKVGADPDKLVYSGPFVISKWDHQQSITLEKNKDYWDSSNVKLQTVNFSMIKDNNTLIQNYDSNTLDSIFVPGDYIDKYKNSQEYSNKALAINWYVQFNTKSPIFKNANIRKAFTLAIDRKSFVEQVTKDGSIAAEAVVPPGVPGFNDDFRKQAGETYFKDNDVKQAKDLLNKGMQELGLSKLPTVRLLGDDTDNAKKYDQALQQMWKQNLGVDVQIQNVAFKVRLDMMDKGNFDVVFAGWGADYNDPLTFLDMWETNNGNNTAFYSNPQYDKLIEEAKVNGNLKARNEELIQAEKILMNDMPIGPVYFQARSFVVKPYVKNLCFPTFGSDWEFKWAYIQNK
- the gatB gene encoding Asp-tRNA(Asn)/Glu-tRNA(Gln) amidotransferase subunit GatB; this encodes MNYEAVIGLEVHAELLTKTKIFCSCSTEFGGEPNTHVCPVCLGLPGTLPVLNKKVVEFAVKAGLALNCEIPNFSKMDRKNYFYPDLPKAYQISQYDLPLCKNGYVEIETSDGYKKKIGLTRIHIEEDAGKLMHENVDGSLIDYNRTGVPLIEIVSEPDIRTPEEAYLYLTKLKSVLEYSEVSDCKMQEGSLRVDTNISVRPEGTKEFGTKIELKNLNSFKAVQKALEYEIKRQVKVLEDGGKVIQETRRWNEQKGITETMRSKEEAHDYRYFPDPDLVPIIITKEWKDEIKKSLPEMPEHKKERFISQYGIPEYDASIITSSKAMADFFEKCVTEYSSAKTISNWIMGEMMRLLKETGKDIDEVPIKPHQMASLLGLIDNATITGSIAKTVFEEMFMTGKDPETIVEEKGLKQMSNEDELREIAAKVIKDNPKSVEDYRKGKDKAIGYLVGQIMKATKGKANPQLANKLLKEELSK
- a CDS encoding ABC transporter ATP-binding protein, with amino-acid sequence MEDREILLDVQNLEYSFDTYAGEVKAVRDVSFQVMKGESLAIVGESGCGKSVTMQAVMRLNPEPPGRFKAGKIIFDGKEISKYSERQMQTVRGSEIGMIFQDPMTSLNPTMTIGKQIAEVILKHQKVSKSEAMKMAKEMLDVVGIPNADRRINQYPHEFSGGMRQRAMIAIALACKPKLLIADEPTTALDVTIQAQILDLMKDLQKEFNTSIIMITHDLGVVADIAERIIVMYAGKIIETGTAEEIFKHPQHPYTWGLLKSVPRLDAQNKERLVPIIGTPPDLFAPPVGCPFAARCDYAMKICHEAPPEYSEESVSHKVACWLKHPYAPKVNNPIEKEAYASEG
- a CDS encoding ABC transporter permease, with translation MVEVSKDKFEIVGANAEESQSIVRPSINYWQDAWRRLKMNKIAMASLVFLGLLVLMAIFGPYMRPFNYSHQDLLNTNKPFSNVHWFGTDYLGRDLFVRVWMGARVSLFIGVIIAILDAVIGVAYGGIAGYLGGQVDNIMMRIVDILYGIPYLILVILLMVVMGQGLWTIITAMVMTGWVGMARIVRGQVLQIKEQEFVLAAKTLGASPGRIILRHLIPNTLGPIIVSMTFDVPNAIFAEAFLSYIGLGIRAPLASWGTLANDATQVLLMYPMQLFIPGFFISITMLAFNMLGDGLRDALDPRLRR
- a CDS encoding peptide ABC transporter substrate-binding protein; amino-acid sequence: MKRRNWLALLLTAVLVLSALLAGCSAKKQEAQNNSSDTNKPASKDEQVLNLPFGDEPPNLDPQKATDVLSFDILNEVLDGLTRYDQSNQIKPGSGLAKSWDVSSDGLTYTFHLKDNIKWSDGNPITAQDFEYAWKRALDPKTASQYAYQLYYIKGGEEYNSGKGTADQVGVKALDDKTLQVTLKAPTPQFLGLTSFPTYCPLEKSVYEKYGDKVGSDPDKMVYSGPFILKTWNHQQNLVLEKNPNYWDKDNVKLQTINLTIVKDDNTLVQSYESGAIDEMGVPSSYMDKYKSTPEFHTKALATNWYLQFNNKSPIFKNANIRKAFTLAIDRKSFVENVLKNGSIAAESVVPPGIPGYNGEDFRKQAGEGYFKDNDVQAAKDYLQKGLQELGLSKLPTIKFLGDDTSRAKQQDQAIQEMWKNNLGVNVELDNVAFKVRLDMMDKGNFDIVFAGWGADYNDPMTFLDMWQTGNGNNTAFYSNPEYDKLIDQAKVNGDLKQRNDQLIQAEKILMNDMPIGPIFFQARAYVLRPYVKNYLVPTFGPDFELKWTYIEGKNK